One Rhodothermales bacterium DNA window includes the following coding sequences:
- a CDS encoding YciI family protein: MKKFMLIFRGPDYNEQEYTAEENQEVMGKWFAWVDELKAQDRYVAGDALLPTGKVVKRNHTVTDGPYAESKELVGGFFVIRATDIADAIAHCDGFPDYGIGGSVEVREVVVFDM, from the coding sequence ATGAAAAAGTTCATGCTGATCTTCCGGGGCCCAGACTACAACGAACAGGAGTATACCGCCGAGGAAAACCAGGAAGTGATGGGCAAATGGTTCGCCTGGGTGGATGAGCTCAAGGCTCAGGATCGGTACGTCGCCGGCGATGCGCTGCTTCCGACGGGTAAAGTCGTTAAACGGAATCACACGGTCACCGACGGCCCTTACGCCGAATCGAAAGAGCTCGTCGGTGGGTTTTTTGTGATTCGCGCGACCGATATAGCCGACGCGATCGCGCATTGCGACGGTTTTCCAGACTACGGCATCGGCGGCAGTGTCGAGGTGCGCGAGGTTGTTGTATTCGATATGTAA
- a CDS encoding TlpA disulfide reductase family protein, which yields MLMVLAAVFPGCQPQAPAPGEGPRVGRLAPDFTGETLDGSTVQLATYRGRYVLVDFWGTWCPPCLGEIPFLKLAYAAYPRDRFDILAISVNDHPDDLRAFIEREGLEWTQVVQHELDPTRRQIVDAYQITGYPSTFLIDPEGVIVARGAILRSHNLEKTLAKFVGPPA from the coding sequence ATGCTCATGGTACTCGCCGCGGTCTTCCCCGGCTGCCAGCCGCAAGCACCTGCTCCCGGCGAGGGGCCCCGCGTCGGCCGGCTGGCGCCGGATTTTACGGGAGAGACCCTGGACGGATCAACGGTCCAACTAGCCACGTATCGGGGCCGCTACGTGCTGGTCGACTTCTGGGGGACCTGGTGCCCGCCGTGCCTCGGCGAAATACCGTTCCTCAAACTGGCCTACGCCGCCTACCCGCGCGATCGGTTCGACATCCTCGCCATCTCTGTAAACGACCACCCGGACGACCTCCGGGCGTTTATCGAGCGCGAGGGCCTGGAGTGGACGCAGGTGGTGCAGCATGAACTCGACCCCACGCGCCGGCAGATCGTCGATGCCTACCAGATTACCGGCTACCCGTCGACATTCCTCATCGATCCCGAGGGCGTCATCGTCGCCCGGGGCGCCATCCTGCGCAGCCACAATCTCGAGAAGACCCTCGCGAAGTTCGTCGGGCCGCCGGCTTGA
- a CDS encoding RidA family protein, with the protein MRVLLFGFFALGLGLQVACAQQPATPEARLAALGIELPPVPAPVASYIPAVRTGNLVFLSGQGPIADGKPIVTGKVGADLTEEEGYEAARTTILRSLAVLRAEIGSLNRVKRIVKLTGWVNSAPGFTRQPWVINGASDLLVEIFGDAGRHARSAIGANELPLDIPVEIEIVVEVE; encoded by the coding sequence ATGCGCGTCCTCCTTTTCGGATTCTTTGCCCTCGGCCTTGGTCTCCAGGTCGCCTGCGCCCAGCAGCCGGCCACCCCCGAAGCGCGGCTTGCGGCGCTGGGGATCGAATTGCCTCCGGTGCCGGCTCCTGTCGCCTCCTACATCCCGGCAGTGCGCACCGGCAACCTGGTGTTTTTATCCGGCCAGGGCCCCATCGCCGATGGGAAACCCATCGTGACCGGTAAAGTGGGCGCCGACCTCACGGAAGAGGAAGGGTATGAGGCAGCACGTACGACCATTCTCCGGTCGCTGGCGGTGCTCCGCGCCGAGATTGGCTCGCTCAACCGGGTGAAGCGAATCGTGAAACTCACCGGCTGGGTAAACAGCGCGCCCGGGTTCACACGGCAGCCCTGGGTGATCAACGGGGCGTCGGACCTGCTGGTCGAGATCTTTGGCGACGCCGGCCGGCATGCGCGCAGCGCCATCGGGGCGAACGAGTTGCCGCTGGATATCCCGGTCGAGATCGAGATCGTGGTCGAAGTGGAATAA
- a CDS encoding tetratricopeptide repeat protein, whose translation MRSITLSTCGLLLLCATSSRIAQGQHSEHDLGVIVFPVTCDASVQAAFSRAVTLLHHMTYPQAREAFERIEAAEPTCAMAHWGIAMTLFQPLWPTRPNATALQKGWEAVQHARSLAPPTEREQQFIASAEAFFLEPAGTDYWLRIRRWEKAMEQAYASLPDDPEITAFYALAHLATSTPADIRAHADRAAELLMQVYTSNPGHPGAMHYLVHANDVQGREKELLEITDTYAAIAPRNPHALHMPTHIYTRLGDWDAVIEGNIRAAEAALEHPAGERGEFVWDEFPHAIEYLVYAHLQQGADQAAAEQLKRLHAMPGLEPTFKTAFHLASTQARYALERRQWSEAAGITPRQPEHLDWDRFAWPEAIVWFARGLGAARGGDVVGARAAVERIGALEATTRAAGEELFARHIQTARLAVSAWIEHVEGNTAAAVRLMQEAADLESTTPKHAVTPGPTLPAIELLGDLFMELEQPEEALASYRRSLERYPGRFNSLLSAARSAATLGDAAAARDYYQQLVHVAVEGSKRPALLEAAAYLDKHP comes from the coding sequence ATGCGATCCATTACGCTTTCGACTTGTGGACTCCTTTTGCTGTGCGCGACCTCTTCGCGTATCGCTCAGGGTCAACACTCCGAGCACGACCTGGGCGTCATCGTGTTTCCGGTCACCTGCGATGCTTCGGTACAGGCAGCGTTCAGTCGCGCCGTCACGTTGCTCCATCACATGACGTACCCCCAGGCGCGGGAAGCGTTCGAACGGATCGAGGCTGCAGAACCGACCTGCGCAATGGCGCACTGGGGCATCGCCATGACCCTTTTTCAACCGTTATGGCCCACACGGCCGAATGCCACGGCGCTCCAGAAAGGCTGGGAGGCCGTGCAGCACGCGCGCTCGCTTGCCCCGCCCACGGAACGTGAGCAACAGTTTATCGCGTCGGCCGAGGCCTTTTTTCTGGAGCCGGCCGGAACGGATTACTGGCTCCGAATCCGGCGGTGGGAAAAAGCCATGGAACAGGCGTACGCGTCGTTACCGGACGACCCGGAGATCACCGCGTTTTATGCGCTGGCGCACCTCGCCACGTCCACTCCTGCCGACATCCGCGCCCACGCGGATCGGGCCGCCGAGTTGCTCATGCAGGTGTACACGTCGAATCCAGGGCACCCCGGCGCGATGCATTACCTCGTACACGCCAACGATGTCCAGGGGCGGGAGAAGGAGTTGTTGGAAATTACCGATACCTATGCGGCGATCGCGCCGCGTAATCCGCATGCCCTCCATATGCCGACACACATTTATACCCGTCTCGGCGATTGGGATGCGGTCATCGAGGGGAACATCCGCGCCGCGGAAGCGGCCCTCGAGCACCCCGCCGGCGAACGGGGTGAGTTCGTGTGGGACGAATTCCCCCACGCGATCGAGTACCTCGTCTATGCCCATCTTCAGCAAGGCGCCGACCAGGCTGCGGCCGAACAATTAAAACGGTTGCATGCGATGCCTGGCCTGGAACCCACCTTTAAAACGGCATTCCACCTGGCTTCAACGCAGGCTCGCTACGCGCTGGAACGTCGCCAATGGAGCGAAGCCGCTGGGATTACGCCGCGCCAGCCAGAACATCTGGATTGGGATCGGTTTGCCTGGCCGGAGGCCATCGTGTGGTTCGCGCGTGGTCTCGGGGCAGCCCGTGGGGGCGATGTCGTGGGAGCCCGAGCCGCGGTAGAGCGGATTGGCGCGCTCGAAGCGACGACCCGCGCCGCCGGCGAGGAACTCTTCGCCCGCCACATCCAGACGGCCCGACTCGCGGTCAGTGCCTGGATCGAACATGTCGAAGGAAACACCGCGGCCGCGGTGAGGCTGATGCAAGAAGCCGCTGACCTGGAATCGACTACGCCCAAGCATGCGGTCACGCCAGGGCCTACCCTGCCGGCGATAGAACTCCTCGGAGATCTCTTTATGGAACTCGAACAGCCGGAGGAGGCGCTGGCGTCGTATCGTCGTTCGCTGGAGCGGTATCCCGGACGGTTTAATAGCCTTCTTAGCGCCGCCCGTTCGGCCGCTACACTCGGAGACGCGGCCGCGGCGCGTGACTATTATCAGCAGCTCGTCCATGTCGCCGTGGAGGGATCGAAACGGCCGGCTCTTCTGGAAGCGGCAGCCTATCTCGACAAACACCCGTAA
- a CDS encoding VOC family protein, translating into MNLGAFSISLAVKDIAASRAFYEKLGFTVFHGQQEHNWLIMRNGTTIVGLFQGMFHQNILTFNPGWDHNAQNIDPFTDVRDLQKQLRAEGVAFSSEADESTSGPASLVVVDPDGNPILVDQHR; encoded by the coding sequence ATGAACCTCGGTGCTTTTTCCATCAGCCTCGCTGTAAAGGACATCGCGGCCTCCCGTGCGTTCTACGAAAAACTCGGCTTCACCGTGTTCCACGGCCAGCAGGAGCACAACTGGCTGATCATGCGGAACGGGACAACCATCGTCGGACTCTTTCAGGGGATGTTTCATCAGAACATCCTCACGTTTAATCCGGGATGGGATCATAACGCGCAGAATATCGATCCCTTCACCGATGTGCGCGATCTCCAGAAGCAGTTGCGGGCCGAGGGGGTGGCGTTTTCGTCCGAAGCCGACGAATCGACAAGCGGGCCGGCGAGCTTAGTCGTCGTGGATCCGGACGGCAACCCGATCCTGGTCGACCAGCACAGGTAG
- a CDS encoding heme-binding protein codes for MTYLALLCSLVLCFAVATATAQPTPYGAPITLEQAKTIVAGAEAEALKNSWNVVIAILDPGGHLVLLQRMDNTQFGSIDVAQAKAYSAVAFRRPTKAFMDALAQGGENLRILGLEGATPVEGGIPIIVDGAIIGGIGVSGVTSAQDAQIGQAGIDALLGQ; via the coding sequence ATGACCTACCTCGCTCTCCTGTGTAGCCTCGTCCTCTGTTTTGCGGTCGCTACGGCGACGGCTCAGCCGACGCCCTACGGCGCTCCAATCACTCTCGAACAGGCCAAGACGATTGTGGCCGGCGCGGAGGCCGAAGCCCTCAAGAACAGCTGGAACGTTGTGATAGCGATCCTCGACCCGGGGGGGCATCTGGTGCTGCTCCAACGGATGGACAATACCCAGTTTGGCAGCATCGATGTCGCCCAGGCGAAAGCGTATTCCGCCGTGGCCTTCCGCCGGCCGACCAAGGCATTTATGGATGCCCTCGCGCAGGGCGGCGAAAACCTCCGCATCCTGGGGCTTGAAGGCGCCACCCCGGTCGAAGGCGGGATCCCGATCATTGTCGATGGGGCCATCATCGGCGGCATCGGCGTTTCTGGGGTCACCTCCGCGCAGGACGCCCAGATCGGGCAGGCCGGCATCGACGCCCTCCTCGGGCAATAA
- a CDS encoding uracil-DNA glycosylase family protein has translation MDPITSLLDRIHGCRLCAEHLPHGPRPVLRLDPRARVLIASQAPGRKVHETGIPFNDVSGDRLRTWLGMTRDEFYDERRVAIVPMGFCYPGTGPSGDLPPRPECAPAWRAEALAHLTALELTLVVGRYAQAYHLPASTGTLAEAARAWQVSWPHTVLLPHPSPRNTLWLKRNPWYEAELLPILRARVRDVLRGTPDGGER, from the coding sequence ATGGACCCCATTACTTCTCTCCTGGATCGCATTCACGGCTGCCGGCTCTGTGCCGAGCACCTGCCCCACGGGCCTCGGCCCGTGCTGCGCCTCGATCCGCGCGCCCGCGTCTTGATCGCCAGCCAGGCGCCGGGCCGAAAGGTGCACGAAACCGGCATCCCGTTCAACGACGTGAGCGGTGACCGGCTGCGGACGTGGCTGGGGATGACGCGGGATGAGTTTTACGACGAACGCCGGGTGGCCATCGTGCCGATGGGGTTCTGTTACCCGGGGACGGGACCCTCCGGCGACCTGCCGCCGCGGCCCGAGTGCGCGCCGGCGTGGCGTGCGGAGGCGCTGGCACACCTTACGGCGCTCGAACTCACGCTGGTCGTCGGGCGCTACGCGCAGGCCTACCATCTGCCGGCTTCCACGGGAACGCTCGCCGAAGCGGCGAGGGCCTGGCAGGTCTCCTGGCCCCATACCGTGTTGTTGCCGCATCCAAGTCCGCGGAATACATTGTGGTTGAAGCGGAATCCATGGTACGAGGCCGAGCTGCTTCCAATCCTCCGCGCCAGGGTCCGAGACGTGCTTCGAGGAACTCCGGACGGCGGAGAACGGTAA